One Candidatus Bathyarchaeota archaeon genomic window, TCATGCCAGTTATCTTGAGAAAAATGCTTTCATGCACTACTTTGTAGCCTACTTCAACAATAGCATCCTCGATAGTTTTCTGATCCACAGTGTCGGGATCGTATTCTACGATGGCTTTTTCTGCTGCAAAATTTACTGTTGCTTGATTTACACCCTTAAGTTTGGACAATTTTTTCTCTATTGTCTGTGAACAAGTAACGCAGCTCATTCCACCAATGTCAAGAACAGCTTTTTTGCTCTTTTCTTTAGCCATTCTAACTTCCCCTCCACGTCTTTGCATGCATGCCTTCCGTTTTCCTTAGAGCGTTCTCGATGGTTTGGGCGCAAGAAGCACATGTCATACCTCCAATCCTTAGCGTAATCCTCTGAGTTCCCCCATCTACATCATAGCCTGTGTCCTTGATGATCTCTGTCAGTCTCTTTTCATTTGTTATCTTGTCATCATATTCTATGTGTGCAGTCTCTGTTGCGAAGTTAACTAGGGCTTTATCTACTCCTTCAGTTTTCAGCAATGCCTTCTCTATTGTTTGAGCACAGGCAGCACAGGCCATTCCAGAGATTTTAAGACGACTTTTTTGTTTGGTCATTCAAATCATCTCCTTCTTGGTTTTTCAGCTGATTGAGTTACTGAGTGTAATTCGTTTTTGTAGGCTTGGGCGCAGTGAACGCAACAGAAGATTCTTTCTTTGTCTCCTTCAGCCTCTCGGTATCCCCCTTCGTAAATTTTGCAGCCACAGTGAAAACATACGCTTAGGTTCGGCTCGATAGCCATAGAGACCATTGACGCTATTCGCTTGTAGATACGGGCAGCTAATACCTTTCCTGCAGCCGTCAACTCATACACTTTCTTTGGCTTCTGGCCCACTGGTTTTCTAGTCGACGTCACCAAACCGTTCTTTTCAAGCTTTTTCAGGAACGGATAAAGCAGACTTGGGTTGACTGGTTTGCCTATTCGGTCCTCAACCTCTTTCATGATTCTATATCCATGAAGAGGTTTCTCGCTGAGAAGTAGAACTATAGATGATCTTATCATGTCTAAAGCGATGTCTTCGCTCAACATTATATATTACCCAAAAATATATTATTATCAAATATATTTAAATATTACTCATTTCACAATCATTAAGAATTGGAATTAGGCTCTCGCCGTTAGTGTGTCCCTAAAAAACGTTTAATAGCTATAGTGGTTATTAAAAAGGAGAAAAGTATACGCCACGAATGGATGTGATTGGTGTTTTCAAGACAATAATCACATGTTTAGGGAGGATGTGCTGAAAATGGAGATTAAAATTGGGGATAAGATAAAAATTCCAGCAGATGAGAAGTTTCATCCAGAGAGGGGACACTTTGGCAAATGTGTGTGGATAAGTGAAGACGGAAAAACTGCAGCGCTAATGTGTGAAAGGCGCCACGAAGGCAAAAAAACTGCTTTCATGGTGAAAATCAATTCTGAGAAGTGAGCTGCTAGAAAGAGCGCGAGCCTTCAACTATCTATAGACGGCTTCGTCAAATCCTTCAAAAGATGGCTATTTCCACTAGGATTATATAACCCAACATTAGTGTTGCCCCGATAATTCCATACTTTGTTGCAGTTTTTTGCATATTAATGACGTTTTCTACTGATGGCTTCTTTAACAAGGCAGCATAGCGCTTGAGGATCGGTATGGAAGGGGGGAGGATTATGAAAAACATGAATAAATGTTTGTAAGCGAGTAAGCCAAAAACCGAATAGACAAATGGCAAGAAACATGCCGATAGAAACAGGAATCCAGCGACAATGGCACCATTCTTCCTGCCATACTTGACAACAAAAGTGTGAATCCCCATTTTGCGATCTACCTCATAGTCTCCAACCGCTTGAATGATATGGCCACCACAGTGAATTAGCATTAACGGAACGACACCTAAAATAATTAATGAAATATTGGAGCCTAGCTTGCCAGTTAACTCCAACCCCATCAAGAATGGCATGAAGCCAGCACCTATACCTGAAACAATGAAGTCCACAACTGGCACAGTTTTCAGTCTGAAAGGGGGAGCAGAATACGCGATTCCGAATGCAAGATAGATGAGAAACAGCCATACAAGATTTGGCTCAACAAAAACTACTGAGACTAAACACGAGATTGCTAAAAGAAAGGAAAAGATTAGTGCTGTCCACGGCGTTATCTTCCCAGAGGCCACAGGCAAACTAGACTTGAACTCGTTCACCTGATCTTCTTTTCGGTCGAAGTATTGGTTCAAGATGAAGATGCTGGCTGTGGCAAGTGAGAATGCAAACAAGACAACAACGAAACGATCAAGAGGAGGCAAACTTAGGAAGATGCTTCCGAAGCCAAAACTAAAAATCCACCCAAGCCAACTTCCAACTCTCGTAACCCTAAGGTATTCCATACTCGTTGAGAACAATTGGACCACCTGAAAAGTTTTCACCAGCCTTCACAATTTCAATCTTATACTCTAGTTATCGAATACACTTAAACTATTTTTGCTGAAAGCTTCACGTGCGTGGCTAAGCAGTCTTTCTCAGCCTTCCCGACAAGTGGCTCTTTCGATAGCGCAACTTCTCTTTTTCTTCCTTAGGGAGCAGGAAAACTGGAAGTCCCTTCACCTTCTTTGGGCATCCCCATCTGCTAGGTTGAAAAACCTCAATATCCTTCGTCAAAGAAAAACCTCACAGCACGCAAGTTTGCATGTTGACAATATTTAAACTTTAGCACCCACGACCTCCACAAACGGGATTTCCAAGTTTCCGTCATTGGCTGCCCTACCACTTTTCATAGTGGCAACACTACTAGCAGTCATAATTTAAGGAGAAAATGCTTTATGCGCACAATGAAAAATGTTAAAGGCTGTGAGAAGACTTTCACAATCAATTCCTGTGGCGCACGTGCGCAGAGTGGACCGGCCTTAAAAGAGGGGAATGCGATGAAAGGAGGTTTGAAGAGGTGAGACACTCGTTGGCAAGCGGTATCCCCTGTGTAAAACGTAAATGTGTAAAGTGCTGCTTGGAAACGAGAATGCCTCTTTCCAATCTTGATTTAAGGAGAATTCTAAAGCTCAATTATGAACTCGAGTACTTCGCAGTGAAAACAAATGGGGGATGGCGTTTAAAGAACAACCGTGGAAGGTGTGTTTTTCTCCAAGAAAAGGGTTGTCGAATATATCCCCATCGACCTGACGGATGCAAGCTATACCCGCTAGTCTACGATGAAACCCTAAAAAAAGCAGTTATTGATCCGCTCTGTCCCTACGGTTACTTATTTGAGGTCCAAAAGAACGATGTCGAAAGACTGAAAACGCTCCTCGAAAACTCGCATTAAAAGACCTAAAAGCATCAATTCGCAAAACCACGCGCACGATGCCGAGGGCCGGGTTTGAACCGGCGACAACCCGGTCTTCAGCTTCACCCTCACATGAAAACCATAATGAGTCGGGTGCTCTCCCAGGCTGAGCTACCTCGGCAACATGCCCAAATCATGCATATGACATCTTTAAGTTTTTCTAGACCACCCTAATAAAAACTCGTTTCTACTAAAGCTTAACTACAACGTCAACTCATCTCAAATTCGGAAAGCCACGAAACTGTTGAGGAGAACAGATCCCCTCACAATAGGGCATCCAGCAACCCCTCCAATCTTCCTACTGACTGAGTAGCCTCAACAGCGGGACAGACATCACACTAATGGAATCCTCATCAATATGAAAAAGAAACACATTTTCTTTAACGTTGCAGGGATTGCGGGCGTCTCCTCGTTAATTATGGTTATAGTCTATTTCGTTAACGTTTTATTGTTATCTTCAAATGAGGTAATTTCTCCAACAGACACATTATTCATTGAAGGAGTTGGATTTTTGCTGATTGGTTCGCTGCTTTTGCTGGGTAGAGGGGGGATAAATCTTTGGAGCAAGAAAGCGGCAATTTTGTCTGCAACTGCCGAGGCCGTGTATGGTGCTGATACTGTTGGTCCCGCTGAGACCATGAGAAAAGACGCTTGGAAGTCGAAAGGGTTTGTTCGTGCAGGGCTTATCTTGGTGCTAACTGGAGTATTCATGTTTGCTGTATACTTTCTAACTCTCTAGCCGATCACGTGAAAAGTGGCCTCCTGCACGTTTGAGGGTTAGCTGAGAGCCGCAAGGCTAAAGCACACATGCGAGTCTAGCATCGCAGCAGAATGTAATAGGTGTTATATGTCTCTTCCGCAAACTTAAGATAGGTGACATTCGTGGAAGCGTATGTCTTAGTTAACTGCGAAGCCGGTGAATCCTGGGAAATTGCCAAAGCTGCGCTCAAGATGGAGAACGTGAAGATGGCGCATGCTGTTACTGGTCAGTATGATGTAGTTGCCTTTGTTGAGTTTGCTGACATGGACGTGTTGACGAACATTCTTGGCAGGTTTCAAACTATGAATGGAATTGAGCGAACTCATACAGCGGTCGTAATACCTCCAACAAAATAACCACGCACCTTTTTTTTGCGTACATTGCTGAAGCACAAGACGTAATAGCTGGTTTGTGTAACGATCAAGTGGGAGAAACAATGAGGAGAAAAGTCAAATTTTGGCTTCTCTTTTTGCTAGGAGTCTGCATATTCATTCCGTTTTTCCTTTTCTCTATAATAATTCAAGTGTTTATGGCTGGATTTTCGATTTTCGGAGTTCTATACGCTGCACCGTTCCTCGGAGGTTTCATCATATATTGCTATCTTCTTTACCATTCAGTTTACAAAGGAGCAAAAACGAAGTATCCCATAGTGCCTCCCGAAGGGCGAACGGATATTTATTTCCCTCGAACCGACATTCCAAGACCGATCCATGAAGACGTGCGACGACATCCTAAATTCTTTAAGCGGAAGAAGAAGGTCCAAAGATGGGAGAAAAGGAAAAGGAAGAAATAAGCTGCAAATGAAAAAAGACTTTATGAACTACCTCAAATGCAATAAGGCACGTGTTCTGTTGCGGGTCTACTTCTTTAACTGTTGTCTTGTCTTCTCAAGCGTCTTTCCTGCCTCAGGCGCATTTTCAAAGAATTTGGTGAGCGTCTCACATTTATAGTCAGCACAGTAAGCACAGTTTTCAACTTCTTTTTCCATTCCACATTTTCTAATCTCACAGAGATGCAGTTGTTGATGAATACCTAGTCCTGGCAAGCAACCGTTGCAGTTTATTTGTTCGGGTCTTATTTCGTTGTTGTAGGCTCTCGACCATTCTTCAGCTACTTGTCTTCTTTTAGCATCATCATCTTCCTGTGTGGCTATAAAGGCTTTACAAGCTGTACAAGTTATTCCACAAAAAGCAACCATCTTCTCCATACAATAACATCCTACAAACCAGCAACTAGTCGCTCCATAATAAAAAGTTAATTGTCCAAGCGCGCTATAAGGACACAACCGTCTTGTTACTCGAAGAAAAGCGAGGTGGGCCGGGCCGGATTTGAACCGGCGATCTTCGCCGCGTGAGGGCGACGTCTTAGCCGAGCTGGACTACCGGCCCCAACACAAGTCTAAACGGTTAACTAGTTCCCTTATATCTTTTGCAGCCCCACCGCCAACATTCATATTTGGAGCCCTTCTGGAAGGGTTTAAACCAATCCCCTTTTTTCAAAAGAGTCGTCGTCTAGCTTGGACACCTACCCCAGTGGAGCTATCACCCGATTCACTCCCCACAAATCCCTTTTTTGAAATCAGCCATGATTGGTTTGAAGTGCAAGCTTTATCTATAGTCTGGAATTCACATGTTTCTCTATCTCTCAGCTGGCAGGATATCTTTATGACGAGGTTTCCGTCCTTAATGTTGACAGGAGAGCTTAGGCAAATGTGCACAATGGTTACCATGGCCAAAGATGGTGCCGTACTAGCTGGAAATAATGAAGATTATACCGAACCAAGAACCAAGATTTGGTTTATTCCTGCTTCGAAAGAGGCATATGGGCGGGTCTATGTTGGGTTTGATCATGCGTCTATACATGATCGCGTGCGCATATAGCTTATGGAGAAAACTTCTATTATTATATGTTATTTGTGTAGTGAATGTTTCTTTCTATGAAGTCCAGAGAATGTTTGTGAAGCTTGCTCTGTAAGGTACTTAGTTCGTTTTCTATTTGTATCTTGATACTTTCTTTTTTTTTTGGATGTGGATGAATTGATAATGTCTAGACTTCTATCTTTACTGCTTCAATAGTTTCAGGTTTCATGTATTCAAAACTGATGGGCTTTAGTTTTATGACAATATAGTTAGGATCGTCTGGGCTTTTCCAGAATTCTTTTGCAAAGGAAATGTTGTTGAAGACATCTGCTTTGACATCCTTGTCTTCAACTATTTGTGCAATGCATTCAGCTCTCACTGTCCCTTTTCTCTCATCTTTTTCAAGCAATAGGCAAAACTCCGTTTTAAAATTTCGTTTTATCTGCTTCACTTTAGCATCGTTGGAACCAGTAGTGACATAAAGTTTTTCCTTCAAATGTATAAGTGTCACAGGTCTCACTCTCGGTTGATCAACATCAACAGTAGCAAGGAAAACATGTGGCTCTCCATCAAAGTATTTCCAAATTTCCTGTAATTCAACACTCTTATGGTTCAAGGGCTATTCCTCATAAAGTCTCTTCAACACACAATCTCTATTTATAGATTTCCAGACTTGCATGCATGCATTTGAACCAGCGACAAATGGAGATATCATCCGAATTAGTCCCGCACACTCCCTTTTTTATAGTGAGTCTCAGCATTTGAAAAGCTGCGGGGTCAGGTAAAAACAGGACGGGGTTGCCCTAGCCTCGTAATAAATGGAGATATCTCCCGAATTATCCGCAGACTCCCATTTTTATAGGCGATTTGACAGCGATGCGTTTTGTCATCTTATTCTATGCACAAAAAGCTTTGGAAAAGGATTTGTTGATACACTTGAGAAGGCGGAAGGACAGAAAGAGTCTAAGCCTCTCACGTGTCCATATTGCTGTGCCTCAGTGCCGCCCCATTCCAATTTTTGTGCCAGTTGTGGAAAGAAACTCTAGATTTCTAATATTTTTATTGCACGTGCCTTTCGCCTATCCTTCCGTGGATATGATATAGAGAATTCTTCTATAACAAAAGTAAGTAAATGTTGAAATAATCCATCTTAGAACTAAGAGACGGTAAACATGATTAGTTTAAGAAAATCTACAGTATTGATAGTCACATGTGTGCTACTCGGGGCTTCGCTTGCTTATGTATTTGCGACCCAACTACAACCATCTTCGCATGGTATTGGATTGCTCAAGAGTGCTGACAGCTTTGCCTACATAGGCGACTTTGTCGAGTATCAGATAAAAGTCTATAATCCCTCCGACTATGACTTGTACAACATCAACGTAACTGATCCTATGCTTGGACTTAACGACACCATTCCCTTCCTAGAGGCAAGAAACATGACAGGCAAAACCTATACATTCCACAGGGAAGTCCTTGAAACCGATCTTAATCCCTTAGTCAATGAGGTTTTCGTTGAAGCTGTTGATTCTTCAGGGGCATACTCCTCTAGTTCCACTCAAGCAATTACAATAATAGCTGAGCGCTACCTCACAATTGTAAAGGTTGGACCCGAAAGCGCCCACAAAGGTGAAGCAATAGAATATACGATTACAGTGAACAACACTGGAGAACATGACCTCCTTGATGTCGTTGTGGAAGATGAAACGCTCGGGTTCGCTTGGAAAGGAGATCTGAACACAGGAGAAACCAACATCTTCAACCTAACTTACACGATCCCCTGCAGCATTGAAGGCAACCTAACAAACACAGCTGCTGTCTGGGCACAGCTAAACGAAACAACATTTTATGCCGAAGCATCCTGGACCACCAAGATTGTCCACCCTTGTCTTTACCCGCACAGTATGGGGTATTGGAAGAATCATCCTGATGAATGGCTTGTGGACTGGATAGAGATGGGAGACACGAATTACACGAAAGAAGAGGCCATCGATATACTGGAAGGAGCTAATGCCAAGGATGCAACCCGAATGCTCGCTGCCCAGCTTATCGCGGCAAAATTAAACAGACTGTCTGGAGCTTGCTCAGATTTCTGTTACTGTGATGAATCAGTGGATATTGACGAAGTAATCGAAGACGCTGATGAATTCCTAGCAGAATACCCACTCGGCTCTGACCCCAAAGATGAGAACAGGCAAAATGCTCTTCAGCTAAAGGATTTGCTAGATGCGTACAACAACTCCAAATGTGACTAACTAGTTACGCGCGCGCTGATGTAAGAAAAAACAGTTGCTGCAAAGAAGAATAGTGCTTGTGCAAGGGCTAGAAAAAGAGAAAGGGTTGTGAAGGCTTACAGTTTTTTTCGCTATCCTTTTCTCAGCTCGAGGTAGTCGACGAAGAATAGCAAACCTTGTATTATGAAGTACAATCCGACGATCCATTGAAGGAGATCTGGAAAGACTATTACTAGAATGCCGAAGATTATGGCAATCAGAGCGAGGATAGGCTTTGAGACGGTGACGCCGAATTTCTTAAGTCCTCTTTCAATCGTTTCACCCATTAGGATTCCTCAAAACTGTAGTTACAGTTGGAGGGTATATAAAGTATGACGAGTCTCCAATTCTTAGAACCATAAGTCGCCAAGTAAAACCAATGACAGATGTCAACATTGGACGCAAAATAGCTACAGCACTTCTGAAGTCTGGCTTTCACGAAAGGACCAAAGAGATGAGAACTAACACCTTACAGTCTCCGTAAATACTTTCATACAAACCTTGCAAGCGCTGGCGTTCACCGCGATTACATCGACTATTTCATGGGACATGTTACACCTACTTATAATAGCATCAAGTCAAAGTATGGAATTCCTACGGCGGATATACATTGCAAGTGGGCTATCAATGAAGCCAAAGACCCATGTCACAAGGATGGAGATACTCAAGGAAATGGTTAGAAGCCTTGGCTACGACCCAGACAAAGTCTTAGTGAAAGAAGCCTTCACTCACCCGCATAGAACTGTTGTAAATAATGAAAATGTGCTTAGAACGCTGCTTAGGGAAGTCTTAACTAAAAGTGTTTAAACCCTTCTGGAGTGAATACAATCATATTTGGAACCTATAGAATAGTCTTTCAACTGCACCACACACCAACAAAAATTTCTTATGCTGAACCCAAACAGTAAAACAGTTGGAAACACGCAAAAAATGAAGTTCGCCTTCATAAGCCCAGGAGCAAACGAGGAACTCTCCCTAACCGAAAAAAGCAAAGTTATAGGCTCCTGGCCACCCTTAGGTATACTCTACGTCGCAACCATACTGAGAAACGAAGGAGTAGAAGTTGCTGTCCTAGACCAAGCGGCAGTAGGCTATTCCATAGAACAAACAGCAAGATGGGTAGAAAAACAAGACCCGGATATACTAGGTTTCTCAGCCCTCGCAAGTTCAGGCAAAACAGCCGCGAGAATCGCCCAAAAAGCAAAACAATACAACCCTGACATCAAAACAGTTTTCGGAAACTACTATGCCACCTTCAACCACAAAAGAATACTCACCACATACCCTCAAGCAGACATAATCGTCCGCGGCGAAGGAGAAGAAACAACCAAGGAACTCGTAAAAACCATAGAGAAAAAACGCAGCCTAAAAAAAGTCAGAGGAATAACCTTCAGACAAAAAAACAAAATCATCACCACACCAGACAGACCCCTAATCAAAAACATCGACGAGCTACCAATCCCCGACCGCACACTACTAAACGTGGAATACCACTCAACTCTCGTAGGCGCCATTGGGGCACCAAAAAAATTCACAACACTACTCTCCTCACGAGGCTGCCCCTACCACTGCAGATTCTGCGGCTGCCAGAAAATTGCCCACGGCACATGGCGCCCAAGGTCAGCTGAAAAAACCTTTGAAGAACTCC contains:
- a CDS encoding Lrp/AsnC ligand binding domain-containing protein; translated protein: MEAYVLVNCEAGESWEIAKAALKMENVKMAHAVTGQYDVVAFVEFADMDVLTNILGRFQTMNGIERTHTAVVIPPTK
- a CDS encoding PadR family transcriptional regulator, with translation MLSEDIALDMIRSSIVLLLSEKPLHGYRIMKEVEDRIGKPVNPSLLYPFLKKLEKNGLVTSTRKPVGQKPKKVYELTAAGKVLAARIYKRIASMVSMAIEPNLSVCFHCGCKIYEGGYREAEGDKERIFCCVHCAQAYKNELHSVTQSAEKPRRR
- a CDS encoding heavy metal translocating P-type ATPase is translated as MTKQKSRLKISGMACAACAQTIEKALLKTEGVDKALVNFATETAHIEYDDKITNEKRLTEIIKDTGYDVDGGTQRITLRIGGMTCASCAQTIENALRKTEGMHAKTWRGS
- a CDS encoding DUF3096 domain-containing protein; this encodes MGETIERGLKKFGVTVSKPILALIAIIFGILVIVFPDLLQWIVGLYFIIQGLLFFVDYLELRKG
- a CDS encoding DUF11 domain-containing protein, producing the protein MISLRKSTVLIVTCVLLGASLAYVFATQLQPSSHGIGLLKSADSFAYIGDFVEYQIKVYNPSDYDLYNINVTDPMLGLNDTIPFLEARNMTGKTYTFHREVLETDLNPLVNEVFVEAVDSSGAYSSSSTQAITIIAERYLTIVKVGPESAHKGEAIEYTITVNNTGEHDLLDVVVEDETLGFAWKGDLNTGETNIFNLTYTIPCSIEGNLTNTAAVWAQLNETTFYAEASWTTKIVHPCLYPHSMGYWKNHPDEWLVDWIEMGDTNYTKEEAIDILEGANAKDATRMLAAQLIAAKLNRLSGACSDFCYCDESVDIDEVIEDADEFLAEYPLGSDPKDENRQNALQLKDLLDAYNNSKCD
- a CDS encoding UbiA family prenyltransferase; its protein translation is MVQLFSTSMEYLRVTRVGSWLGWIFSFGFGSIFLSLPPLDRFVVVLFAFSLATASIFILNQYFDRKEDQVNEFKSSLPVASGKITPWTALIFSFLLAISCLVSVVFVEPNLVWLFLIYLAFGIAYSAPPFRLKTVPVVDFIVSGIGAGFMPFLMGLELTGKLGSNISLIILGVVPLMLIHCGGHIIQAVGDYEVDRKMGIHTFVVKYGRKNGAIVAGFLFLSACFLPFVYSVFGLLAYKHLFMFFIILPPSIPILKRYAALLKKPSVENVINMQKTATKYGIIGATLMLGYIILVEIAIF
- a CDS encoding YkgJ family cysteine cluster protein, coding for MRHSLASGIPCVKRKCVKCCLETRMPLSNLDLRRILKLNYELEYFAVKTNGGWRLKNNRGRCVFLQEKGCRIYPHRPDGCKLYPLVYDETLKKAVIDPLCPYGYLFEVQKNDVERLKTLLENSH
- a CDS encoding pyridoxamine 5'-phosphate oxidase family protein; translated protein: MNHKSVELQEIWKYFDGEPHVFLATVDVDQPRVRPVTLIHLKEKLYVTTGSNDAKVKQIKRNFKTEFCLLLEKDERKGTVRAECIAQIVEDKDVKADVFNNISFAKEFWKSPDDPNYIVIKLKPISFEYMKPETIEAVKIEV
- a CDS encoding DUF3795 domain-containing protein; amino-acid sequence: MEKMVAFCGITCTACKAFIATQEDDDAKRRQVAEEWSRAYNNEIRPEQINCNGCLPGLGIHQQLHLCEIRKCGMEKEVENCAYCADYKCETLTKFFENAPEAGKTLEKTRQQLKK